The DNA segment AAAGTGTGCTTCGTCACCACTGTCACAATTTGCCAGTCGCATTGGGGAGCAACCACATTTGAGATTTGATTGGATTAGAACAAGCTTTTGGCGGCGCACGAATTGTTGATGTGTCCGCTGTGGTTGATTGGAATTGAACTCTCTACTCGATGCTGCTCTTCTCCCACTCTCACTCCAGCCAGGAGTAGCTAGTGACCACACACCGAGTCCCCACATGGAAAGGGAACAGAACGCAGTGTTGACATGCCGCGGTGTCGCTGTTGTGTCTGTTCCTCCAATTGGACCCACaatacaacacaacacaacatccGACTGTTGTggcattcatattttttggcTATCGatgtgatgctgctgctgctgctttcctGCTTTCTGCCTGCCGCTGTTTGCTCAACCTTTGGGGCAATTAGATGCGTCCAATTTCTGTGATTGCCTCTGTCTGCTCTCTGTCTGTCGCTGCTAGTATTCATTCCAGCTTTAGCTGAATTGTTTCTGGTCACAGTGATTATTGCTTCATTGCAACTGCTAACTGGACAATGGACGATGGACACTGGACAGTGgggtgtgtgttgttgctctaGAGGTAGCACGATGCTGTATCCTCCTTCGGAAACAATGCACCGAATTTCACTGCAGATTAAAACAgtttaattttgatataattGACTAAAGGATTAGCCACAAATTATTTGATACTTACTTAATTTACTTGTGTCCAGCTCGATCTTAAAGTTGTGCAGTTCATGGAGGTCGGTTACATTCATTGACGACTTTTTCTGCTCGGCTTGCAACTCAAGAGGCACAAGGTTAAAGCTGCTATTTGTGTCATTTAGTTCCTCAACTGTCTTTCTTAAAATCTCCGTTTCATCTGGCTCATGTTCACCACTTATTGCACCTTGCATGTTCATTTCGTTATCCTCTATGCTGCTAAGTTCCGATAGGGATTCGCAATTATTTTCTAAAGTCTCCAGCAAGAAGGAGAGCTCATTGCTTGATAATCGAAAGCTGCTCGCATTTTCATCATGATCCAATTGATATTCGTGCAGCAGCTTCTCAGAGATAATGAAATGCTCGGTTAGTGAATTATTATAACCAATCGCAAGCTGATCAAAATCGGGATCATCTACTTGTCTGAGTTGTAAATCAGTTTCTGATTGTTGTGAACAATCTAGTTGGGAGCAATCTTCTTTATCACTGCaggaattataattaatttgttgagCTGTTGcctttaatttcttaaaagaCTGAAACTCTTTTTTCTCTTCCATGTCAACGGATTTAATATGATTGTCtctatttcttttattactGGACGTAAAATCATTGATTTGTGCTTGATGATTATGAAATTCACAGTTGTCTAAACACTCAGTTGAAGAATCAAAACTGCTTTGGTTGGCAGGATTCTCAAACGTTTCATTTTCCATTGTCTGCACtctattatttacttttaaatgctTTGCACCACTTAAATTGAGAGGATAATCCAGCATATTGATCTGcgatgaaaatgtttaaaatcatttatttagaggaaaagattaaaatattttacaaaatatacctatttcttttttgcagaCGTTGCAGATAAATGACTTTTGTCCTATACGTGCTGATTTAAAGCTTTTCGTTTGTGATTTTTTATGCTCTTAGAATTATCattctattatattataatcatagaattattattctatttattttacttatagAACTATTATTCTATTCATTTATCAACTTTTCTATATCAACTGAGAAAGTCCTATTCTTCAATTCTTCTAAAGAATAATTTGACTGTCAACGcttttttgcaaataatttgttgtaaatagtttgctttatttatgaatatagCAAGTTTAGTTGACTTTgacttttcgttttgtttagATTAGTTTCTTGGCGATTTTTGCCAACCTTTTAAATGCGGATTTCGCAAAGGTTTTATATGCCCATATCCCcctatatcaatatagaagTTCTTGAGTTAAAAACTCCGACAGTAGTTGGTCCAAAAAATTCGCTTCGCTTCTTTATTTCTAACGGACGCAGGACTCAGCTTCATCAAAAATTCTGATCCTAAATGAGTTGGtttctcgtcgtcgtcgcaccAAAAACTAATTTCGTTTTTACGTAGAGACCTCTAGCGAGTTCAAGCTAGACTATGATTGGATTGAATGAGACGACATCAGACTAAATTTGGTTAATTTTGTGAtgtaatatgaaataaagtaGGCCTTGAAACGTATACTTCATAGGTTACTAATAAATCGAAGTTTTCATTGCGTAATCGAACTGGAACTTAGACTCTAACGGCTAATTCTTGGCTCTTTTCGTTGCGAATTTCAAGTTTTCcccatttacattttattggaAGTCCTGGAAAAAGTCTCTCATGAAGCGGATCAGCGTTTAACATACATTTGTAATTgagttttgcataaataaatattgaattcaaatgcTTTTGCTCTAAGATCtcattttgtttgcctgcGATGGTTATCAGATTGCGAATGGAAAAGCCAAAAGCCCGCACAATGATCATTGGATAGACAGAACATAGAGAACGGAGAGAAATACAATCTGTGTTGTAGCCACAATTTCAGGTTTGCCTGAGCCGTGAACACGTTCAACATGAACGGCGATTAGTTGCATTTGTTTACGAGTATGGATTTCGGATTTGTCTCCACGGCTGTCCACAGACTCGAGCCGGGCCAGCAGCATTTTCCTGGGGACCATGCGCGACGTAGTAATGGCTGCCGCCAGCCGTAACTTATTGCAACGTGGCGTGTGTGTGCACCCAAAAAAATGGGGGAGGATTGGAGTCCACAGACTGACCAGCGACCAGAGTCCGGAGAGTCCATCGATGTGTGGTGTCAGGTGTGGGCTCGATATGGATGTGATTTCGTTTGCTTTCTCAGCTCAGCCGTTTCGACTTTATCCACATTGTAAAGTAGACATTATGTTGATGTGAATCTCGTTTcgttcttctccttctcctctctctctctactctgAACTGAGCTCATATCGCGCTTGGGACATCAGCAAGGCAGCAGCCCAGCACTGTGATAATTTCCCAGAAATTATTTTCAGTTACCCGTGTACATTGTCCATTGGCAAACGGGcctttgttttattgttattgttgtcctGATGTCCTTAAGGCTTCAGCCTGAGCTTCAGCTTCGTGActttgtcgctgtcgctcaCTCTCCCATTTGTCCATTCCCCTTTTCCCTTTCCCATCTGCAACTGCGGCCACATTAGTGGAAGATGGACATTTTGTTGTCCCGTTTGggttattttatgttatatcTCGGAGTTTTTCGTAAAGCTCTGCACATGCAATTATACAAAGAGCGACGAGTACAACAGCACATTCCTGGGGATGGtcaactgagtgtgtgtgtgtgtgtcggtctctgtctctgtctctgattTTCGCATATTGGCGCTACACAAAACTAATGGCTTCACTAACGATTGTAACCGTTGTCCTTAATGGCATCCTTTCCGGGCATCACGCGCATCCCGTTTAGACGATGTGTTGTAgattctcctcctcctcctttcctgctgtctttgtctctctttGGGTGTTAGTTTTGTGCTGGAATTAGCAGCTAGTTGCTCTCAAATTtctaattcaaataaaatcaaacattGCCTAGCTTTTATATTCGCTTTTCATTTcctttgaataaaatataataatcataaactAGCGCAGATTATCTTCAAACATTGTCATCAATGAACCACATCGTGTGTGGTCAAATAAAAATCgtacaaatttattgttaatagaAAAAAGGATCCAGCAGGATgcagcacacgcacacacacacacatacgcaacAACCACAGGAAGAGGCCAAAACGCTGAACCCGTGATGCCTATCTTGGCGGCGCTGGCCAAACGCATCTCCGGCTCTCCGGTCCCTGGACACTGGACACTCGTAAACATCTCGAATGATACGAGTTCGTTCGGTTTTCGTTGTGGTTcccgttttcgtttttttggcgATATCGAAAAATAATCTTACAGCGGAAATGGCATATTTAAAAGGCGAAAGGATTGCTGCGATTTAACTTATAAAAAAGACAATGTTCTTCCCCCCTTCTATCCTCCATTTTTTTCCAAATAGTGGCTGGCAATCCTTTTTCCCCCGGGAACATTAGATGGCCAAAACACTTTGGGGGATTTTTAGTGTTTATTGCCGTAGATTAGTTTGTTTATTGTAATCCTCGTTATAAATTAAGCGAAAACTTGCGCCAAACCAAACCATCGAAGACAAAGGGTTGCCAACTCGCTGTTAGAGTTGCCaccctccctctccctctcgctctctctcctctctgtCAACCACCTGCTATAAAGTTGTATTAATTCGCCGCATATTTCCCCAAAGGCATCGAATGAACTTAGCCAGATAATTGCTGCAAATAGTTTACGACCGCACTCGATAATGCGATAGTCCACAggaatattattacaaaagacaataaaagaaaaagcttGCTATGAAAAGGCATTTCCTTCTTTACGAACTATATTAAAGCAGGgtgcaaatattaatttcatatattcgtaatgattttttatttacattgaattaaataaacttaaaattataaaataaatatataaattacaaatattttaaatatttatttactagtacttttcttattttataagtttaatttctttatttattgattagattaaattcaatatatgaaacataaatttacagtgcatttgaataaattaaaaagatttgATTAATCAagtaatattttctaaataaatttccaTCCAGTCATtccttgtatttatttaataaacttgcAATTCCATATCCACATATTGCCAGTATTAAAATGAAGTCCACTCTGCgcatattgcattttatacAATGTTCGTATTTTCCATATGTGAATCAAaagttttatgcaaatttatttagcgGAAAGTTTTCATTATGCGAGCAACGTTGCCTCGCTTGTTGCATAAGTGGAAGTCACTAAATAAGAAGATGCCCCAAAATATGTTATGAGTATCTGTTTTGTAATATCAAAATATGACAGCAGCTGTTTCCACTACTCGATTTTCCGATTCGCAACGCCTCAAGCTTGAGCGAGAAAATTCATATTGCAAAGCGCCagattttcaataaatgcgcaaggcaaaaaaaaggaaagctAATAAGCCAGGTGAGTAAGGAAGAAATAAGAAAggggagagagaagagagaaaaagagagcatgaaataaaatgatagcATAACCAATTCCGTTGATGTTTGCATAGCATTTTGGGCACGACACTGAAATGACAAAACCCCATTAAGAATTACAGTTGTCTGTCCGTGTAACGACTCTAGTCTCTTCCCTTTTTTTATGTAATGCCAAAGCtttttaataccctgtaatggAGTGGAGTGTGGGGTAGATTATAGTTAGTTTTGGAGAGTGTGGAATAGAGTTGATGATTTgcatgaaatgaaaaagatTTAAGTAAATACGATCTTAAAATGGAAAGTGtttaaaaagaataagaataatGTTAAATTACGTATAATACGATtagatttaatattattattatcatatgatttgattgaatttttactttatttgttttacaatactacttaaatataatgtatacatataaaataaagtaaatcaaatacaaatgacaaaataaagaaactttt comes from the Drosophila sulfurigaster albostrigata strain 15112-1811.04 chromosome 2L, ASM2355843v2, whole genome shotgun sequence genome and includes:
- the LOC133850361 gene encoding uncharacterized protein LOC133850361, translating into MLDYPLNLSGAKHLKVNNRVQTMENETFENPANQSSFDSSTECLDNCEFHNHQAQINDFTSSNKRNRDNHIKSVDMEEKKEFQSFKKLKATAQQINYNSCSDKEDCSQLDCSQQSETDLQLRQVDDPDFDQLAIGYNNSLTEHFIISEKLLHEYQLDHDENASSFRLSSNELSFLLETLENNCESLSELSSIEDNEMNMQGAISGEHEPDETEILRKTVEELNDTNSSFNLVPLELQAEQKKSSMNVTDLHELHNFKIELDTSKLMKFGALFPKEDTASCYL